From one Bombyx mori chromosome 5, ASM3026992v2 genomic stretch:
- the LOC110384819 gene encoding uncharacterized protein LOC110384819, whose protein sequence is MYPKIIVLFIILMSISVFCEGSEEIEARGKKKKIALFVYFADIVIKKIFVLKLIYAFVFWVVLHKAGYFLSWFASYIKEQKHEYHDHHDHHEYAHHDYGPNYGPYRKQSDGYRLR, encoded by the exons ATGTATccgaaaattattgttttatttattattttgatgtcGATATCTGTATTTTGTGAGGGATCTGAAGAAATAGAAGCGCgtggaaagaaaaagaagatagcGTTGTTCG TATACTTTGCTGATATAGTAATAAAGAAGATATTCGTTCTGAAGCTGATCTACGCTTTCGTCTTCTGGGTCGTGCTCCACAAAGCGGGTTACTTCCTCTCCTGGTTCGCTAGCTACATCAAAGAGCAGAAACACGAGTATCACGATCATCACGACCACCACGAGTACGCTCATCACGACTATGGACCGAATTACGGACCTTATAGGAAACAGAGTGATGGTTATAGATTACGATAG